Proteins encoded by one window of Salvia splendens isolate huo1 chromosome 5, SspV2, whole genome shotgun sequence:
- the LOC121805185 gene encoding cytochrome b561, DM13 and DOMON domain-containing protein At5g54830-like, with protein sequence MAPTALFQLGLFFIFMFLIGFSYSDPTLDCPSTNTSLLNFTSNFTLEQHQLRGIFSIINDCSFRVSQFDMLAGANVLWWGAMGDDFQNLTNGFPVSDSILNQTYKNDTFTVRLRKNVTWDQMKLLAVWDVPTASDFGYVLLNDSGNAKEQPTVFDNCKVLYDSYRIRWSLKEAENEVEIGLEAAVGAEDYMGFGWANESASGSLMVGGDVAITAFGEGGLPFAHDYYITKYSECMIDEDGNAQGVCPDSLYKPTDPAVVVNNTKMIYGHRKDGVSFIRYSRPLQSNDIKYDQKIDPRAEMNVIWAVGLIKPPDSLRPFYLPQNHGGSYGHLKLNLSEQVNDCLGPLEAEDKEDQDLVIADKKEPLVVTTGPALHYPNPPNPSKVLYINKKESPLLRVERGVPVKFSIQAGHDVALYVTSDPIGGNATLRNTSETIYFGGPEAEGVQASPTKLTWSPDRNTPDLVYYHSLYVPKMGWKVQVVDGGLPDMYNNSVSLDDQQVMLFWTLADNSISIAARGEKKSGYLAIGFGREMANSYAYVGWIDDSGKGRVNTYFIDGNDASSVHPTKENLTYVRCKSENGIITLEFTRPLNPSCDRKARHECNNIIDPSTPLKVIWAMGAQWSDDHLSVRNMHFITSKRPISVLLMHGSAEAEEDLRPVLAVHGFMMFLAWGILLPGGILASRYLKHVKDDSWFKIHVYMQYSGLAIIFLGFLFAVAELRGLTLQSTHVKFGMLAILLAVAQPINAYFRPKKPDVGEETAKASHRLIWEYTHVIIGRCGILVGVAALISGMKHLGERYGDENATGLSWALIVWFLLGALLVIYLEYRDMGRRRDRLPGRSTWVLGNGEEESRDLLNQSEPAKEKEAGEVQLEAFNR encoded by the coding sequence ATGGCCCCAACCGCACTCTTCCAATTGGggctatttttcatttttatgtttttgattGGTTTCTCCTATTCCGATCCGACTTTGGACTGCCCCAGCACCAACACCTCCCTTCTCAACTTCACCTCCAACTTCACCTTGGAGCAGCACCAGCTCCGTGGTATCTTCTCCATCATCAATGATTGCTCCTTTCGCGTCTCCCAATTTGACATGCTCGCCGGCGCCAACGTCCTCTGGTGGGGCGCCATGGGCGATGATTTTCAAAATCTCACAAATGGTTTCCCCGTTTCCGATTCAATCCTCAATCAGACCTATAAAAATGACACCTTCACCGTTCGTCTGCGGAAGAATGTCACTTGGGATCAAATGAAGCTTCTTGCGGTTTGGGATGTTCCCACTGCTTCTGATTTTGGGTATGTCTTGTTGAATGATTCTGGAAATGCTAAGGAGCAGCCTACTGTCTTTGATAACTGCAAAGTGCTGTATGATAGCTATAGGATTAGGTGGAGTCTCAAGGAGGCGGAGAATGAGGTTGAGATCGGTTTGGAGGCTGCCGTTGGAGCTGAGGATTACATGGGGTTCGGGTGGGCCAACGAGAGTGCTTCTGGTTCACTTATGGTGGGTGGGGATGTGGCCATCACGGCGTTTGGGGAGGGTGGGTTGCCGTTTGCTCACGATTATTATATAACTAAGTATAGTGAGTGTATGATCGATGAGGATGGGAATGCGCAGGGTGTTTGCCCGGATTCTCTGTATAAGCCTACTGATCCAGCTGTGGTGGTGAATAATACAAAGATGATTTATGGGCACAGGAAGGATGGTGTTTCATTCATCAGATATAGCAGACCTTTGCAGTCTAATGATATCAAGTATGATCAGAAAATTGACCCCAGGGCAGAGATGAATGTGATATGGGCAGTAGGGCTGATTAAGCCTCCTGATAGTTTACGCCCTTTCTATCTTCCTCAAAATCACGGTGGGAGTTATGGTCACTTGAAGCTGAACCTTTCTGAGCAGGTAAATGACTGTTTAGGACCATTGGAGGCTGAAGATAAGGAGGATCAAGATCTTGTCATTGCAGATAAAAAGGAGCCGCTTGTTGTGACAACTGGCCCAGCATTGCATTACCCGAATCCCCCAAATCCTTCTAAAGTTCTTTATATCAACAAGAAGGAATCTCCTCTCTTGAGGGTGGAGAGGGGTGTGCCAGTGAAGTTCTCGATACAGGCTGGACATGATGTTGCACTGTATGTTACATCTGATCCTATTGGTGGGAATGCAACTTTGAGAAACACATCAGAGACAATATATTTTGGGGGTCCTGAAGCTGAAGGTGTACAGGCCAGTCCTACAAAGTTGACCTGGTCACCTGACAGAAACACCCCAGATCTTGTTTACTATCACTCTCTTTATGTACCAAAGATGGGCTGGAAAGTTCAAGTGGTTGATGGAGGTTTGCCAGACATGTATAACAACAGTGTCTCTTTGGATGATCAGCAGGTTATGCTTTTCTGGACGCTAGCTGACAACTCAATATCTATTGCAGCTAGGGGGGAGAAGAAAAGTGGTTATCTAGCAATTGGGTTTGGTCGCGAGATGGCCAACAGCTATGCTTATGTGGGTTGGATTGATGACAGTGGTAAAGGAAGGGTGAACACATATTTTATTGATGGAAATGATGCTTCAAGTGTCCATCCAACAAAGGAGAACTTGACATATGTGAGATGCAAATCCGAAAATGGCATCATCACACTGGAGTTCACACGTCCCCTCAATCCTTCTTGTGATCGGAAGGCAAGGCATGAATGCAACAATATCATTGACCCCTCGACTCCTCTGAAGGTAATTTGGGCCATGGGTGCTCAATGGTCTGATGACCACTTGAGCGTGAGAAACATGCATTTTATAACAAGCAAGAGGCCAATTAGTGTGCTGCTGATGCATGGTTCTGCAGAAGCAGAGGAGGACTTGCGACCTGTCTTAGCTGTGCATGGGTTTATGATGTTTCTTGCATGGGGCATTTTGCTTCCTGGTGGCATTCTGGCTTCTAGATACCTGAAGCATGTGAAGGATGACAGTTGGTTTAAGATACATGTTTACATGCAATATTCAGGATTAGCTATTATTTTCCTTGGGTTTCTGTTTGCAGTTGCTGAACTCCGTGGTCTCACTCTCCAGTCCACGCATGTCAAGTTTGGAATGCTGGCAATATTGTTGGCCGTAGCGCAGCCAATAAATGCCTACTTTAGACCTAAGAAACCTGATGTTGGAGAGGAGACGGCTAAGGCTTCACATAGGCTCATCTGGGAATACACTCACGTTATCATTGGGAGGTGTGGTATACTTGTTGGAGTTGCTGCTCTTATCAGTGGGATGAAACATTTGGGAGAGAGATATGGTGATGAAAATGCTACCGGCCTGAGCTGGGCTCTGATAGTTTGGTTCTTACTAGGTGCTTTGCTGGTAATATATTTGGAGTATCGTGATATGGGTAGAAGACGAGACAGATTGCCTGGAAGGAGCACTTGGGTTTTGGGTAATGGTGAAGAAGAATCTCGAGACCTTCTCAACCAAAGTGAGCcggcaaaagagaaagaagcgGGTGAGGTTCAGTTAGAAGCATTTAACAGATGA
- the LOC121805186 gene encoding uncharacterized protein LOC121805186 isoform X2 codes for MDADEEERDLYAEFLENWNTPTPIPTPTPTPTPTPTPIYPDQNPLPHFDVEEADTSKQGPIYSHQNHLPHFDVEEADTSKQGDILPVLVRDTYYDKVLGHATDGIDIAALLNPSPCFSIPIPITIPFPIPVPRAVECGRVPATKTEFSQCDFIRKLGVMLYSNKRINLDDFGEKMWRNPGANTTEFFNYGLDEQQWNDYCKQMHAFIHHRTPQPTHSIEDGEIVED; via the exons ATGGACGCagatgaagaagagagagacTTGTATGCAGAATTTCTTGAGAATTGGAATACTCCCACTCCCATTCCCactccaactccaactccaactccaactccaactccCATTTATCCAGACCAAAATCCTTtaccccattttgatgttgaAGAGGCAGATACATCCAAACAAGGTCCCAtttattcacaccaaaatcatttgCCCCATTTTGATGTTGAAGAGGCAGATACATCCAAACAAGGAGACATACTTCCGGTGTTGGTTAGAGACACATACTATGATAAAGTGCTGGGACATGCCACAGATGGAATTGATATAGCAGCTTTGCTCAACCCATCACCATGCTTCAGTATTCCTATTCCAATCACAATCCCTTTTCCTATTCCAGTTCCTAGAGCTGTCGAATGCGGACGCGTACCTGCTACAAAAACTGAGTTCAGCCAATGTGATTTTATCCGCAAATTAGGGGTTATGCTTTACTCAAACAA AAGAATAAACCTAGATGATTTTGGAGAAAAGATGTGGAGAAACCCGGGAGCGAACACCACTGAATTCTTTAACTATGGATTGGACGAACAACAATGGAACGATTACTGCAAACAGATG CATGCGTTTATACATCACCGGACTCCACAACCAACTCACTCAATCGAG GATGGGGAGATAGTGGAGGATTGA
- the LOC121805186 gene encoding uncharacterized protein LOC121805186 isoform X1, which yields MDADEEERDLYAEFLENWNTPTPIPTPTPTPTPTPTPIYPDQNPLPHFDVEEADTSKQGPIYSHQNHLPHFDVEEADTSKQGDILPVLVRDTYYDKVLGHATDGIDIAALLNPSPCFSIPIPITIPFPIPVPRAVECGRVPATKTEFSQCDFIRKLGVMLYSNKRINLDDFGEKMWRNPGANTTEFFNYGLDEQQWNDYCKQMHAFIHHRTPQPTHSIEVSVILVCLPSNKDHTF from the exons ATGGACGCagatgaagaagagagagacTTGTATGCAGAATTTCTTGAGAATTGGAATACTCCCACTCCCATTCCCactccaactccaactccaactccaactccaactccCATTTATCCAGACCAAAATCCTTtaccccattttgatgttgaAGAGGCAGATACATCCAAACAAGGTCCCAtttattcacaccaaaatcatttgCCCCATTTTGATGTTGAAGAGGCAGATACATCCAAACAAGGAGACATACTTCCGGTGTTGGTTAGAGACACATACTATGATAAAGTGCTGGGACATGCCACAGATGGAATTGATATAGCAGCTTTGCTCAACCCATCACCATGCTTCAGTATTCCTATTCCAATCACAATCCCTTTTCCTATTCCAGTTCCTAGAGCTGTCGAATGCGGACGCGTACCTGCTACAAAAACTGAGTTCAGCCAATGTGATTTTATCCGCAAATTAGGGGTTATGCTTTACTCAAACAA AAGAATAAACCTAGATGATTTTGGAGAAAAGATGTGGAGAAACCCGGGAGCGAACACCACTGAATTCTTTAACTATGGATTGGACGAACAACAATGGAACGATTACTGCAAACAGATG CATGCGTTTATACATCACCGGACTCCACAACCAACTCACTCAATCGAGGTCTCTGTTATCCTAGTTTGTCTTCCGAGTAACAAAGATCATACATTCTGA